Proteins encoded by one window of Petrotoga mexicana DSM 14811:
- a CDS encoding ABC transporter substrate-binding protein, translating to MKKGLMLIVMLFLLFAEYVSAVELTMYVTDESKGRVFREVVKVYQQEHPDVEIEVVAFPYANYMQKMSLVFLGGNPPDLLETTATYLPQMAPYLRDLGPDIEKNLGLSPQEYKDSTYDVVKVYLGEGEVVHAVPTAFTTYSLWVNKSMFEKAGIEYPPYGREEPWTWEEFKEILKKVKEVNQIPYAMSIEYSADKFFSYLALWNIKIVDEEGNFVMDQYEHAEKAIDEYVNLFKEGLVPPAEWLSGQSHTNDFFGGITAADWAGSWMARESFNAGKQNEVSPAYLPLIGDWFGVSGGGFLATPKTGDVEKEKAATEFVMWMANKDEGYTEYLKRSRDLSAYKGHIIDYGEPLLQEWAEVHLVLAERAPAWTTEVRANAVWSRLTDTIRKDISLGITGQMTAEEMIEHWKTEAERVKVQ from the coding sequence ATGAAAAAAGGATTAATGTTAATAGTAATGTTGTTTCTGTTGTTCGCTGAGTATGTTTCTGCTGTAGAACTCACGATGTACGTAACTGATGAAAGCAAAGGAAGAGTCTTCAGAGAGGTTGTTAAGGTGTACCAACAAGAACATCCAGATGTAGAAATAGAAGTTGTGGCTTTTCCATATGCCAATTACATGCAAAAGATGTCTCTCGTTTTCTTGGGTGGAAATCCACCAGACCTTTTAGAAACTACTGCAACTTATTTACCCCAAATGGCACCATATTTAAGAGACTTAGGACCAGATATTGAGAAAAATTTAGGGTTATCTCCTCAAGAATACAAAGACTCCACGTATGATGTCGTAAAAGTTTACCTTGGAGAAGGTGAAGTTGTTCATGCAGTACCTACGGCTTTTACCACATATTCACTGTGGGTAAATAAGAGTATGTTTGAAAAAGCTGGTATTGAATATCCACCATATGGAAGAGAAGAACCCTGGACTTGGGAAGAATTCAAAGAAATTTTAAAAAAAGTAAAAGAAGTAAACCAAATTCCTTATGCAATGTCTATAGAATATTCTGCTGACAAATTCTTTAGTTACCTTGCTTTGTGGAACATCAAGATAGTTGATGAAGAGGGAAACTTTGTTATGGATCAATACGAACATGCAGAAAAAGCTATAGATGAGTATGTTAATTTATTCAAAGAAGGATTAGTTCCCCCGGCAGAATGGCTTTCAGGACAATCTCATACTAATGATTTCTTTGGAGGAATAACAGCAGCTGATTGGGCAGGTAGTTGGATGGCAAGGGAGTCCTTTAATGCTGGAAAACAAAATGAAGTATCCCCAGCGTATCTTCCACTTATCGGAGATTGGTTTGGAGTTTCTGGTGGCGGATTCTTGGCAACTCCAAAAACAGGTGATGTCGAAAAGGAAAAGGCGGCAACTGAATTTGTAATGTGGATGGCAAATAAAGATGAAGGGTACACAGAATACCTTAAAAGAAGTAGAGATTTAAGTGCTTATAAAGGTCATATAATTGATTATGGTGAACCACTTTTACAAGAATGGGCAGAAGTACATCTAGTTCTTGCGGAAAGAGCACCTGCATGGACCACAGAAGTTAGGGCGAATGCTGTATGGAGCAGATTAACCGATACAATTAGAAAAGATATTTCTTTAGGCATCACTGGTCAAATGACTGCGGAAGAAATGATTGAACATTGGAAAACTGAAGCTGAAAGAGTAAAAGTACAGTGA
- a CDS encoding carbohydrate ABC transporter permease → MKKIDIVKNRFVFIIPSFVFHFLFYLLPIILMIILAFFSWDLLNSPSFVGLENFKDLMEDKWFWNSIVVTLKYTFFTLPIVFITSLILGLLLQEENSFSKIMRVFFYWPYMIPMVAGGTMWKWLLSKDFGLVNHILKQLGFNPINWLDNPTLALFSVVIVQTWVLSGFMMMLYIVGLQALPEEFYEAASIDGASNFQKFWFITMPLLRNTHISVITLTIANCFRNFTIVYIMTTGGPGYATTVAPLYIYQKAFTDFRIGYASAGSIVILLISLVIAYVVRKVQERDLEGGKI, encoded by the coding sequence GTGAAAAAAATAGATATAGTAAAAAATAGGTTTGTCTTTATTATTCCCTCTTTTGTTTTTCATTTTTTATTTTACTTATTACCAATCATTTTAATGATAATTTTAGCCTTTTTCTCGTGGGATCTTTTAAACTCTCCATCCTTTGTAGGATTAGAAAATTTCAAAGACTTAATGGAAGACAAGTGGTTTTGGAATTCAATTGTTGTGACTTTGAAGTATACTTTTTTTACTCTTCCTATAGTTTTTATAACTTCACTAATTTTAGGACTTTTACTTCAAGAAGAAAATAGTTTTTCGAAAATTATGAGAGTTTTCTTTTACTGGCCTTATATGATCCCTATGGTAGCAGGAGGGACTATGTGGAAATGGCTCCTCAGTAAAGATTTCGGTTTAGTTAATCATATTTTAAAACAACTAGGATTCAATCCAATTAATTGGTTAGATAATCCAACTTTAGCTTTGTTTAGTGTAGTAATCGTACAAACTTGGGTACTTAGCGGATTCATGATGATGTTATACATAGTGGGCTTACAAGCACTCCCGGAAGAATTTTATGAAGCCGCATCAATTGACGGAGCTTCAAACTTCCAAAAATTTTGGTTTATTACCATGCCTCTATTAAGAAACACTCATATTTCAGTTATAACTCTAACGATTGCTAATTGTTTTAGGAATTTTACTATTGTTTATATTATGACGACGGGTGGTCCAGGCTATGCAACTACTGTTGCTCCTTTATATATATACCAAAAAGCTTTTACAGACTTTAGAATAGGTTATGCTTCTGCTGGATCAATAGTTATTCTTTTAATTAGCTTGGTTATTGCCTATGTTGTTAGAAAAGTTCAAGAAAGAGATTTAGAGGGGGGTAAAATATGA
- a CDS encoding carbohydrate ABC transporter permease, protein MRKAIVIILAILFMIPVFWTVSSSLKSMNEIYRYPPTIFPQEISLEGYKNVINESQFPRYVANTLFVAIVSTVITVFISVSLGYGLAKGTFKYKNFFREIVTITLFITAQVIMVPLFVVIQQLGLIDSLWGLIIPAVFTPTASFTAYQYMRDLPNEFLESAQVDGANEWQIFFKIVLPMSRPLMAAISIFSFTWRWNDFVLPLIVINSGDKFTVQLALSALQGQYGIPWNEILAFSVLAIIPTLIIFLLFQNLFMKGLSAGGLKY, encoded by the coding sequence ATGAGAAAAGCAATAGTAATCATTCTAGCAATTTTATTCATGATACCAGTATTTTGGACTGTTTCATCTTCTTTAAAAAGTATGAACGAAATATACAGGTATCCTCCAACTATTTTTCCTCAAGAAATTTCCCTTGAAGGGTATAAAAATGTGATCAATGAAAGCCAGTTCCCAAGATATGTAGCTAATACTCTATTTGTAGCTATTGTATCTACAGTTATTACTGTTTTTATTTCTGTTTCTTTAGGATATGGTTTAGCTAAAGGAACGTTTAAATATAAAAATTTCTTTCGGGAAATAGTTACAATAACCCTTTTTATCACTGCCCAAGTGATAATGGTCCCTTTATTTGTGGTTATACAACAACTTGGATTGATCGACTCTTTATGGGGTTTAATTATTCCTGCAGTTTTTACCCCAACGGCATCTTTTACTGCTTATCAATACATGAGAGATCTACCTAATGAATTTCTTGAAAGTGCTCAAGTTGATGGTGCAAATGAATGGCAGATATTTTTTAAAATTGTTCTACCCATGTCAAGACCATTAATGGCAGCAATTTCGATCTTTTCTTTTACATGGAGATGGAATGATTTCGTTCTTCCTTTGATAGTAATTAATTCTGGTGATAAATTTACTGTACAATTAGCTTTATCAGCTTTACAAGGTCAATATGGAATTCCCTGGAATGAAATTTTAGCATTTTCGGTTCTTGCTATAATTCCAACATTAATAATCTTCTTATTGTTCCAAAATTTATTTATGAAAGGTTTATCAGCTGGTGGTTTGAAGTACTAA
- a CDS encoding NADH:flavin oxidoreductase, with product MKLINTYSNIDELKEVIRERNLDIPFSDNLEILKENLELNGKVIPNKLAIHPLEGCDSELNGAPSKLTERRYLRYARGKAGLIWLEATAVSKEARANDKQLFLNHETVNEFVGLVKKIKEESLKSGNQVPYLVLQLAHSGRFGENKIIAIHDEKLDELSNVNYNTPVITDDELKELENFYVEASKLAKKAGFDAIDIKSCHKYLLSEILGARTRKGIFGGKYENRTRFIKEVVDSINKEVGIDIAVRLNISDFLHYPISWGTNKKGEVDLSEPLKLIEELREKGVKLINVTAGSPYINPHINRPADGEEKKYTPPEHPLIGVERLIKFSKNVQEKFRDIIVVGTGLSWFRHFVPFVAAGMVEKGYCKIVGLGRMAFAYPDFAKDIIENKKMEENKSCITCNRCAELKAHQEITGCVIRDKDVYLKPYMKILRKSKSKR from the coding sequence GTGAAATTGATAAATACATACTCTAATATAGACGAATTAAAAGAAGTCATAAGGGAAAGGAATTTAGATATCCCTTTTTCTGATAACCTAGAAATACTTAAGGAAAATTTAGAATTAAATGGAAAAGTGATACCTAATAAATTAGCAATACATCCTTTGGAGGGATGTGACTCTGAATTAAATGGAGCTCCGAGTAAGTTAACAGAAAGAAGATATCTTAGATATGCAAGAGGTAAAGCTGGTTTAATATGGCTTGAAGCAACAGCAGTGAGTAAAGAAGCAAGAGCAAACGACAAACAATTGTTTCTAAATCATGAAACAGTCAATGAATTTGTTGGTTTAGTAAAAAAAATAAAAGAAGAATCTTTGAAAAGTGGAAATCAGGTCCCTTACTTAGTCCTACAACTGGCTCATTCCGGACGTTTCGGGGAAAATAAAATTATTGCAATTCACGACGAAAAATTAGATGAACTCTCCAATGTAAATTATAATACCCCTGTCATAACTGATGATGAACTAAAGGAGCTGGAAAATTTTTATGTAGAAGCCTCAAAACTAGCTAAGAAAGCGGGATTTGATGCCATAGATATAAAAAGCTGTCACAAATACTTACTATCTGAAATTCTTGGAGCCCGTACCCGAAAAGGTATATTCGGGGGTAAATATGAAAATAGAACCCGATTCATTAAAGAAGTAGTAGATTCAATAAATAAAGAAGTAGGAATAGATATAGCTGTAAGATTAAATATTTCTGATTTTTTGCATTACCCCATAAGTTGGGGAACAAATAAAAAAGGTGAAGTAGATCTATCTGAACCCCTGAAATTAATTGAAGAATTAAGAGAAAAAGGGGTAAAACTAATAAACGTAACCGCTGGAAGCCCATATATAAATCCACATATTAATAGACCAGCGGATGGTGAAGAAAAAAAATATACGCCACCTGAACATCCATTAATTGGAGTAGAAAGATTGATAAAATTCTCAAAAAATGTGCAAGAAAAATTTAGAGATATTATTGTGGTTGGTACAGGATTAAGCTGGTTTAGACATTTTGTACCTTTTGTCGCCGCAGGAATGGTTGAAAAAGGGTACTGTAAAATAGTTGGATTAGGAAGAATGGCTTTTGCTTACCCAGATTTCGCAAAAGATATAATTGAAAATAAAAAGATGGAAGAAAATAAATCCTGTATAACGTGCAATAGATGCGCTGAATTAAAAGCTCATCAAGAAATAACTGGTTGTGTAATAAGAGATAAAGATGTTTATTTAAAGCCATACATGAAAATCCTGAGAAAAAGTAAATCAAAGAGGTGA
- a CDS encoding FAD-binding protein, which yields MKKIKADVIVVGAGGAGLRAALSVKETNKDLNVKVITKGERLKDSITATSYSDRMAFHATLDTTEPGTEDSWKYHADDIFKIGGMVSDKILAEVLAKNSKDAFEYLDKLGVPFVKENGKVKQFRTDGSQYARACFTGPDTAVQIAQILSKEADKQKIEVIENVMFQDILLDEENKVKGAWGINTITNEYFFFETPSIILACGGPGQVYSESLYPKEATGDCHAAALRCGAELVNMEFIQIGLSSKKTKIACSGSFMRSLPKITNNLGEDVILKYYKNKYDPKKLISILFSKGWSWPLSYDEESHIIDVAVAKEILDGRKIFLDYTFNPEFFSKGSIPEEIINWYKQEINVNLFDQKFYSNPLKRLKSINKEVCELLKTKGLDIDTEKKIEIFPAIQHFQGGIKINERAETNIKGLYACGEAAGGQHGANRPGGNSLLDTQVFGKIAGQNAALYSSQVNISELSDEEMKNLQIENAKFSDETGKKNIIREEIRTLMSENASVIRSEKKLLETFDVISNISNKEILNSSKNLKDYLETCNIRLLSRVLLKSMCERKESRGPHLLFKNPETLELYPRDDENWAYRYIVVKLENDNISCSIRKCR from the coding sequence GTGAAAAAAATAAAAGCAGATGTTATAGTGGTTGGAGCTGGAGGAGCTGGATTAAGAGCCGCTTTGAGTGTAAAAGAAACAAATAAAGATTTGAATGTAAAAGTTATAACAAAAGGTGAAAGGTTAAAAGATAGTATCACAGCCACTTCTTACTCTGATCGCATGGCTTTCCATGCTACCTTGGATACTACTGAGCCTGGAACTGAAGATTCATGGAAATATCATGCTGATGATATTTTTAAAATTGGTGGAATGGTATCCGACAAAATTTTAGCTGAAGTTTTAGCAAAAAACTCAAAAGATGCCTTTGAGTACCTGGATAAACTCGGCGTTCCTTTTGTGAAGGAGAATGGAAAGGTTAAACAATTTAGAACCGATGGATCTCAATACGCCAGAGCATGTTTTACTGGACCTGATACCGCTGTTCAAATAGCTCAGATTCTTTCAAAAGAAGCTGATAAACAAAAAATCGAAGTTATAGAAAATGTTATGTTTCAAGATATTTTGTTAGATGAAGAAAATAAAGTTAAAGGCGCTTGGGGAATCAATACGATTACTAACGAATATTTTTTCTTTGAAACCCCTTCTATAATATTAGCTTGTGGAGGTCCAGGACAAGTTTATTCTGAAAGTTTATACCCTAAAGAAGCAACGGGGGATTGTCATGCTGCCGCTCTACGATGTGGGGCAGAACTTGTAAATATGGAATTTATTCAAATAGGTTTGTCATCAAAAAAAACTAAAATTGCTTGTTCAGGCAGTTTCATGAGATCTTTACCTAAGATAACTAACAATTTGGGAGAAGATGTAATACTTAAATATTATAAAAATAAATACGATCCAAAAAAATTAATATCTATTCTTTTCTCCAAAGGATGGAGTTGGCCATTATCATACGACGAAGAATCTCATATAATCGATGTAGCCGTAGCAAAGGAAATTTTGGACGGTCGAAAGATTTTCTTGGATTATACTTTCAATCCAGAATTTTTCTCAAAAGGTTCAATTCCTGAAGAAATTATAAATTGGTACAAACAAGAAATTAACGTGAATTTATTTGATCAAAAATTTTATTCTAATCCTTTAAAGAGATTAAAAAGTATAAATAAAGAAGTATGTGAATTACTAAAAACAAAGGGGCTCGACATCGATACCGAAAAGAAAATAGAAATATTTCCTGCAATCCAACATTTCCAAGGAGGCATAAAGATAAATGAAAGAGCTGAGACCAATATAAAGGGGCTTTATGCTTGCGGAGAAGCTGCTGGTGGTCAACATGGTGCAAATAGGCCCGGTGGAAATTCATTACTTGACACACAGGTTTTTGGAAAGATAGCAGGACAAAATGCAGCCCTTTATTCTTCTCAAGTTAATATTTCAGAATTAAGCGATGAAGAAATGAAAAATCTCCAAATAGAAAATGCAAAATTCTCTGATGAAACTGGTAAGAAAAACATTATAAGAGAAGAAATTAGGACACTTATGAGTGAAAATGCTTCTGTTATCAGATCAGAGAAAAAATTATTAGAAACTTTTGATGTTATATCTAATATCTCTAACAAAGAAATACTCAACTCAAGTAAAAACCTAAAAGATTATTTGGAAACATGCAATATTCGTTTGCTTTCTCGAGTTTTGTTGAAATCTATGTGTGAAAGGAAAGAGAGTAGAGGCCCACATTTGCTTTTTAAAAATCCAGAAACTTTAGAACTTTATCCAAGAGATGATGAAAATTGGGCATACCGCTATATCGTCGTAAAATTGGAAAATGACAATATTAGTTGTTCTATTAGAAAGTGTCGTTAG
- a CDS encoding bifunctional 2-keto-4-hydroxyglutarate aldolase/2-keto-3-deoxy-6-phosphogluconate aldolase, whose amino-acid sequence MDKLKVMERIINVGIIAVVRADSPEEALKIADAVRKGGIEAIEITMTVPGANDVIKELKKVYSKGEILIGAGTVLDPETTRIAMLAGAEFFVSPYLNKEMVKMCNRYQKVSMAGAMSIKEVVETMEVGADFVKLFPGSAFGPSIVKAIKGPLPQAPIVPTGGVSLENVGDWIKAGCVAVGVGGELTKGAKSGDYALVQETAKKFVEAIAMAR is encoded by the coding sequence ATGGATAAATTAAAAGTGATGGAACGAATTATAAATGTTGGAATAATTGCTGTAGTAAGAGCTGATTCTCCTGAAGAAGCCTTGAAAATTGCCGACGCTGTTAGAAAAGGTGGTATCGAGGCCATTGAGATCACGATGACTGTTCCTGGAGCGAATGATGTTATCAAAGAACTGAAAAAGGTATATTCAAAAGGAGAAATTCTTATAGGTGCAGGAACTGTTCTTGATCCTGAAACAACGAGAATTGCTATGTTAGCTGGAGCAGAATTTTTTGTAAGTCCATATCTAAACAAAGAGATGGTAAAAATGTGCAATAGATATCAAAAAGTTTCTATGGCTGGAGCTATGTCAATAAAAGAAGTTGTAGAAACTATGGAAGTAGGTGCCGATTTTGTTAAATTGTTTCCAGGTAGTGCTTTTGGCCCTTCAATAGTTAAGGCGATTAAAGGACCTCTTCCTCAAGCACCGATAGTTCCTACAGGCGGTGTGAGTCTCGAAAATGTAGGAGATTGGATAAAGGCTGGCTGTGTTGCAGTTGGCGTTGGAGGAGAATTAACAAAAGGTGCAAAGTCGGGAGACTATGCGCTTGTCCAAGAAACAGCAAAAAAATTTGTTGAAGCCATAGCAATGGCAAGATAA
- a CDS encoding sugar kinase, with product MASKIVTFGEIMMRLSPPNYFRFVQTDSFEVTYGGGEANVAASLANYGENAYFVTKVPGNPIGQSAINHLRRYGVKTDYIVRGGERLGIYFHEFGASQRPSLVIYDRKYSSFAESQPTEYKWEKFLDEAKWFHFTGITPALSENAAQACLDAVETAKNKGIIVSCDLNYRKKLWSPQKANEVMSELMKYVDIVIANEEDAEKVFNIKAKDSDVAKGNLKLDDYKDVAKQIFDRFDLKGVAITLRESFSAFDNGWSGLYYDGSKFYCSKKYQIHIVDRVGGGDSFAGGLIYALINNYAPQEAIEFATAASCLKHSIIGDFNHVTVEEVKTLTKGDSTGRVQR from the coding sequence ATGGCTAGCAAAATTGTTACTTTTGGTGAAATTATGATGAGACTTTCTCCCCCAAATTATTTCAGATTTGTTCAAACAGATTCTTTTGAAGTAACTTACGGTGGCGGTGAGGCCAACGTTGCCGCTTCTCTTGCCAATTATGGAGAAAATGCTTATTTTGTGACAAAAGTTCCAGGCAACCCGATAGGGCAATCGGCAATAAATCATCTTCGGCGATATGGGGTAAAAACTGATTATATAGTTCGAGGTGGAGAAAGATTAGGTATTTATTTTCACGAATTTGGAGCATCTCAAAGACCTTCTTTAGTCATTTATGATAGAAAATATTCATCTTTTGCAGAATCTCAACCTACAGAATACAAATGGGAAAAGTTTTTAGATGAGGCAAAGTGGTTTCATTTTACAGGGATAACACCTGCATTGAGCGAGAATGCGGCACAGGCATGCCTTGATGCGGTGGAAACAGCAAAAAATAAAGGAATTATTGTTAGTTGTGATTTGAATTATAGGAAAAAACTGTGGTCACCACAAAAAGCAAACGAAGTGATGTCAGAACTTATGAAATATGTCGATATAGTCATAGCGAACGAGGAAGATGCAGAAAAGGTATTCAATATAAAAGCTAAAGATTCTGATGTGGCCAAAGGCAATCTAAAATTAGACGATTATAAAGATGTGGCCAAGCAAATTTTTGATAGGTTTGATTTGAAAGGAGTCGCTATAACGTTAAGAGAAAGCTTTTCTGCTTTTGATAATGGTTGGTCAGGCCTATATTATGATGGCAGCAAATTTTATTGCTCCAAAAAATATCAAATTCACATAGTTGATAGAGTAGGGGGAGGAGATTCCTTTGCTGGAGGGTTGATATATGCATTAATAAACAATTACGCTCCTCAAGAGGCAATAGAATTTGCTACAGCTGCCTCATGTTTGAAGCATTCTATAATCGGAGATTTTAACCACGTTACAGTAGAAGAAGTGAAAACTCTAACAAAAGGAGATTCCACAGGCAGGGTTCAAAGATAG
- a CDS encoding IclR family transcriptional regulator, translated as MEVLDYIVYSPKPVNVTEIAREFDMSISNAYKYLDDLHKGGLLSKNSDKSYFPSFKLVEYGSIILKKINLREIAHPHLVDLMVKTGQTVHLAIKEGYEGIYIEKIEGPNSLPMMSRIGMKMNLYATGFGKAILAHLPEKEIEEYLENAELKKRGKNTITDPNELKNELKKIRERGYAVDNEENETGIFCIGAPIFNYDKKVIAGVSISMSTSRAEEEKVDEYIRYVKECAENISKLLGYKG; from the coding sequence CTGGAGGTATTAGATTATATAGTCTATTCACCAAAACCAGTTAATGTAACAGAAATTGCAAGAGAGTTTGATATGTCTATATCTAATGCTTATAAGTACTTAGACGACTTGCACAAAGGAGGCTTGTTGTCAAAGAATAGCGATAAATCGTATTTCCCGAGCTTTAAACTTGTGGAGTATGGAAGTATTATCTTAAAAAAAATAAATCTTAGAGAGATTGCACATCCACACCTAGTTGATTTAATGGTGAAAACAGGTCAAACAGTGCATCTGGCTATTAAAGAAGGCTATGAAGGAATATATATAGAAAAGATAGAAGGCCCTAATTCTTTACCAATGATGTCAAGGATCGGAATGAAGATGAACCTTTATGCAACAGGATTTGGAAAAGCTATTTTGGCGCATTTACCTGAAAAGGAAATAGAAGAATATCTGGAAAATGCGGAGTTGAAAAAAAGGGGTAAAAACACGATTACTGATCCTAATGAATTGAAAAATGAACTTAAGAAAATAAGAGAAAGAGGGTACGCAGTAGATAACGAAGAAAACGAAACCGGGATCTTTTGTATAGGGGCACCTATTTTTAATTACGATAAAAAAGTTATAGCGGGTGTAAGTATTTCGATGAGTACCTCTCGAGCCGAAGAGGAAAAAGTAGATGAATACATCCGCTATGTCAAAGAATGCGCCGAAAATATTTCAAAGTTGTTGGGGTATAAAGGTTAA
- a CDS encoding Rqc2 family fibronectin-binding protein, producing the protein MPFDGLVLHKVLKEIKDNIVGDRIKNIYQPIKTQVLIQFSQSFVLLSLKSPSYVILLSQKPNVPIQPANFAQFLRKKIRNGRVINVEQLGLDRIGFFEIESYDQENSTMRKYKLFFELMGRNSNVILVNEDNKVEESLKRVYKEFRPIIPGVKYLPYYDDSQINILEVNIENIENIDYDRLMGFSKKSTGFLKEIGIQRAVKDLKKPYLFYFKEGNTYDFSAITPNNFKYEGLKPSEALLKVFQERANQSRLLEIKRDLEKRVKSEIDRLEKTKEQILQDLNEEKSLMDLEKKGELLQTYLYKIKKGERYFTVTDWNTGEEVTIEIDPLLSPTQNLEKLYKNIKRTKSRVEHAKKRIKKVNNELEYYNQLFETISSAEEIETLIEIKEEMKDIGLISENKKSKRERKVKTTFRKFNYKGFEILVGKNNKQNDELTRSAAQADIWLHTHEIPGSHTIIKSSGKEIPEEVIDYAAKIAATFSKAKMSSNVAVDYTQRKNVWKPKGAKPGMWLYKNYETIIVEPFREIPEKP; encoded by the coding sequence TTGCCTTTTGATGGTTTGGTATTACATAAAGTATTGAAAGAAATAAAAGACAACATTGTGGGGGATAGAATTAAAAATATATATCAACCTATAAAAACCCAAGTGTTAATTCAGTTTTCTCAAAGTTTTGTACTTCTTTCATTAAAAAGCCCTTCATATGTGATCTTACTTTCTCAAAAACCAAACGTACCCATACAACCAGCAAACTTTGCTCAGTTTTTAAGAAAAAAAATAAGAAACGGAAGAGTGATAAATGTCGAACAGTTAGGTTTAGACAGGATAGGGTTCTTTGAAATTGAAAGCTACGATCAAGAAAACTCTACTATGCGAAAATATAAGCTATTTTTTGAATTAATGGGAAGAAATTCCAACGTAATACTCGTTAACGAAGATAATAAAGTAGAAGAATCTTTAAAAAGGGTTTATAAAGAATTTAGACCCATAATTCCAGGAGTTAAATACCTACCTTACTACGATGATTCTCAAATAAATATATTGGAAGTAAATATAGAAAACATTGAAAATATTGATTATGATAGACTCATGGGATTTTCTAAAAAATCAACAGGGTTTTTGAAAGAAATAGGTATCCAAAGAGCTGTAAAAGACCTCAAAAAGCCTTATCTTTTTTACTTCAAAGAGGGGAACACATATGATTTCTCCGCAATAACCCCGAATAATTTTAAATACGAGGGATTAAAACCATCAGAGGCATTGCTCAAAGTCTTTCAAGAAAGGGCTAATCAATCACGACTATTGGAAATAAAAAGGGATTTGGAAAAAAGGGTAAAAAGTGAAATTGACAGATTAGAAAAGACAAAAGAACAAATATTACAAGATTTAAATGAAGAAAAAAGTCTAATGGATTTAGAAAAAAAGGGAGAACTTCTTCAAACGTATCTCTACAAAATAAAAAAAGGTGAAAGATACTTTACAGTAACCGATTGGAATACCGGTGAGGAGGTCACAATAGAGATAGACCCCCTTTTATCACCAACGCAAAACTTGGAAAAACTGTATAAAAATATAAAAAGAACAAAGTCAAGAGTCGAGCATGCTAAAAAAAGAATAAAAAAAGTGAATAACGAACTCGAATATTACAATCAGTTATTTGAAACAATCTCTTCCGCAGAAGAAATTGAAACCTTAATAGAGATAAAAGAAGAAATGAAAGATATAGGACTGATAAGTGAAAACAAAAAATCTAAAAGGGAAAGAAAAGTAAAAACAACTTTTCGGAAATTTAATTACAAAGGGTTTGAAATACTAGTTGGGAAAAATAACAAGCAGAACGATGAATTAACAAGATCAGCCGCACAAGCCGACATCTGGCTTCATACACATGAGATCCCAGGTTCTCATACAATAATAAAATCTTCTGGTAAAGAAATACCAGAAGAAGTAATAGATTACGCAGCAAAAATCGCTGCCACATTTTCTAAAGCAAAAATGTCTTCCAATGTAGCGGTTGATTACACTCAAAGAAAAAACGTATGGAAACCAAAAGGAGCAAAACCAGGAATGTGGTTGTATAAAAATTATGAAACCATTATCGTTGAACCTTTTAGAGAAATACCTGAAAAACCTTAA